In the genome of Bacteroides mediterraneensis, the window TTCGCCAAACACTGGGGTACCTATAAGGCCCCTCTTGACAAACAGTGCAAACAGTTCAGCTCGCTCTACGAGGTGACCTATACCCCCGCTTGGGCCAAAGGCTGGAAAGCCTCACTGGCACTGGGTCTGGACCGGGGAAATTACTTGGGGAACTCCACGGGAGGCATGCTGACCCTCCAAAAGACAGGCATTCTCTTCTAATAATCAAATCATAGACAATCATGAAAAAAATTCTCTCTATATGGGGTATACTCCTGCTGGCCATCCTATGCAACAGCTGCGAGAAAGAACCGATTAACCGGGATATTGAAGGGCACTGGCAGCTGCTGGAATTTACCACCAAAGCAGACGGTGAGGTCCATCCGTGTACACGCATTTACTACAGTATCCAGTTATGGGTGGTGGAAGTGGCCGAAAAACAAGGTCCGCAAGGACTGACTCCCTTTCGCGGACGGTACCAATATGACGAGTCCAACCGTTCTATCCGGCTATCGGAGATGAGTACGTATGCTACCCCGGAAAATTCCCGTCCGGCAGAAGTCTGGGAATTAAACCCCTACGGGTTGAACGATGTCAATACCACGTTCAAGGTTATTGAATCGGATGGCAAGCAGATGACTCTGGAATCAGACTATGCCCTGCTGAAACTCCGAAAATTCTGACAAAAGAAATTTCCGAATCCGAATAAAAAGCCTTGTCCCCGTTGGAGGTCAAGGCTTTTTGCTTATATTTGTAGCTAAAATATGCCTTGCCGTCCGGATTTTGGAAAAGAATAAAAAGGAATTCCGCACGCAGACGCATAGCTGAAAACAATAACAAACAACTGGAAACAGACAACATTCCTGCCTCAACAGCCGGATAAGAAAAGAATGGAAACAAACAAAGAGATGCACTGGTATGCCTTCTATGTAAGGATGCATCATGAAAAGAAAACAGCTGAGAAGCTCGAAATGCTGGGCGTCACTCACTTCCTGCCCATACAGGAAGTAGTCCGCCAATGGAGCGACCGGAAAAAGAAAATCAAACAAGTCATAATTCCTATGCTGATTTTCATTCGTACGGACGAAAAAGGACGCATCGAATTGCTTCAAAACTTTCCGTCATTGACGGGATGCCTGATAGACCCTGCTACCAAACGGCCGGCCATCATCCGGAATGAAGAGATGGAGCAGTTCAAATTCATGCTGGACTACTCAGAAGAGACTGTCCGCTTCCAAAACGAGCCATTAGCTCCAGGAGAAAAGGTAGAGGTCATCAAAGGGCCGTTGAAAGGACTGCAAGGGGAACTGGTAGAACTGGCTGGACACTCGGAAGTAATGATACGTATCGACCACTTGGGATATGCCACCGTGGAAATCCCTGTGGGGTATGTCAAGAAGTTATAAGCCTTTGACACCGGAGACGGATTTGAGTTATAAAAGAAATGCGGAAAACCCATCTGATGAAACAGTGGTTTTCCGCATTTCTTTTATATTACGCCCGTCTCTTTACTGGAAGAACACATCGTCCAGGCGGGTATTGTTTTCCTCTTCGATTTCCGTCAGACGGTCCTTGCAAGGATCAAAATCGCCCGGTATGTCGAACGTTTCATCGGGTGAATACCCCAAAGACTTGTCGGCATAGACCTTCTGCATATAGATTCCCCAGATAGGCAATGCCATAGAAGCACCTTGTCCGTCGCGCATCGTATCGAAATGAATGTCTCGTTCTTCACCGCCTACCCAGCATCCGGAAACCAGCGACGGGGTGAAGCCCATAAACCATCCGTCGGAGTTACGGTTGGTGGTTCCCGTCTTACCTCCCATATCAGCCTTGATGCCATACAGACGACGTACACGACCGCCCGTACCTTCATTGATTACGGCACGCAACATCACCAGCATCTTATAAGAAGTGGACTCACTGATGACTTCGTTCACCTGAGGTGTGAAGGTAGCCACCACATTCCCGTCGTTGTCCTCAATGCGGGTGACAAACAGCGGAGCGGTACGGATACCTTTATTTACAAAGGCAGTATAGGCACTTACCATTTCTCCCACAGAGATTTCACACGGTCCCAAACACAAAGAAACCGTGGGCTGGATATCCTTGTTCAACACCCCAAACGAATGTATCAGACGAACCAAGTCGTACGGACTCAGCTTGCTCATCAGGTAAGCCGAAATCCAGTTGTTGGAGTTGGCCAGACCCCACTTCAGGGTCACCATTTCCCCATAATGCGATTTGGAACTGTTTCGGGGTGACCAGGCTTTTCCGTTTTCGTCAAAAAGCGTCTGCTCCACGTTACGGACCTCATCGCAAGGGGAGAATCCGTTCTCCATGGCCAGCGCATACAAGTAAGGCTTGATGGTTGAACCCACCTGACGACGGCCCACCATGGCCATGTCATACTGGAAATAGTTATAGTTCGGCCCACCCACGTAAGCCTTCACGTAACCGGTAATAGGGTCCATCGACATGAATCCGGCCCGCAGGAAGTGCTTGTAATAACGGATAGAATCAAGCGGTGTCATGATGGTATCCTTCTCCCCTTCCCAAGAGAACACCGACATCTCATACTTGGTATTGAATGCCTTCATGATTTCGGCTTCCGAACAACCGTCGGCCTTCATTGTACGGTAACGGTCGCTCTGGTGCACGGAGCGGTTCAGAATCTGTTCCACTTCCTCCGGAGTGAGCTGATTGGTGTAAGGAGCCGTCTTGCGTCCTCTCTTCTCTTTGAAGAACCGTGGTTGCAAATATTTCGCTACATGCTCATACACAGCCTCTTCGGCATACTGTTGCATGTGAGAGTTGATAGTAGTATAGATTTTCAACCCGTCTACGTAAAGATTGTAGTTCGTACCGTCCTTCTTCTTGTTCTTGGCACACCAGCCATAAAGCGGATTGGTTTCCCAAGCCAAAGAATCTTCATAATACTTCTGCATCTGCCAGCCACGATAATCACTACGGTCTGGCTTGTGGGCCGTCATGATGCCACGCAGATATTCACGGAAATAGGTGGCCAGACCGTCTTTATGGTCTACCGGCTGGAATTTCAATACCAGCGGAAGTGCCTGAAGAGAATCGCATTCCTCCTGCGTCAGGTAACCGGCCTTGCGCATCTGGTCGAGTACCGTATTACGGCGCCCCCGCGAACGCTCATTGAAACGGCGGGGATTATAGAGCGAAGGATTCTTACACATGCCTATCAAGGTAGCAGCCTCTTCTATCTTCAGGTTCTTGGGATCTTTCCCGAAATACGTCTTGGCAGCCGTCTTGATACCTACGGCATTGTTCAAGAAGTCAAACTTGTTGAGGTACATGGTCAGGATTTCTTCCTTCGTGTAATACCGTTCCAGCTTAACAGCGATGACCCACTCAATGGGTTTCTGCAGCAGACGCTCCATGACGTTGTCGGCCGTAGGCGAATAGAACTGCTTGGCCAGCTGCTGGGTGATGGTACTACCTCCACCGGCATGCTTCTGCATGAAAATTCCACGCTTGATGACCGCACGCATGAACGCCCGGGCATCGATACCGGAATGGTCTTCAAAACGGACATCCTCGGTGGCCACCAAGGCATGCACCAGATGGGGAGAGAGATCTTCATACCCCACATACACACGATTTTCCTTACTGAGCGACCAGGTGCCCAACAATTTTCCGTCGTCGGAAATAATCTGGGTGGCAAATTTCAGATTCGGGTTTTCCAGTTCTTCCACAGGAGGAACATAACCAATTTTTCCTTTGGCAATAGCCGTAAAAATAATGGCTACCACGAGCATGCAGAGGAGTACAAATCCCCACAATACATATATAAAGACCTTTCTCATACGCTTATCAATTCTTTTATTATTTCTATGAAGTCGCAAATTTACGGAAAATCTTTGTAACAACGGCTTATTTTCCACAATATCCTCCTAAATGCGAAAAGGTTGTCCGAAATCTCTCCAAAACGGTGGATTTTCTATTTTTTTTGCCTACCTTTGAACTCCGGTATTATAAAAGTAATCAAAAACAGCTAACATGGAAAATAGAAGTTTAGTTACTATCGCCGAACATTCCAAAGAGAAAATCCTGTATCTTCTGGAAATGGCAAGAGAGTTCGAAAAGAAACCTAACCGCCGCCTGCTGGCCGAAAAAGTAGTCGCCACCTTGTTCTTTGAGCCGTCCACCCGTACCCGGCTGAGTTTTGAAACGGCAGCCAACCGTCTGGGAGCGAGAGTCATCGGATTTACAGACCCGAAGGTGACCAGTTCTTCCAAAGGAGAAACCCTGAAGGATACGATTATGATGGTGAGCAACTATGCCGACATCATCGTGATGCGACACTACTTGGAGGGAGCCGCTCGCTACGCCAGTGAAGTAGCCCCTGTACCGATCGTCAATGCAGGAGACGGTGCCAACCAGCATCCTTCACAGACCATGCTCGACTTGTATTCCATCTACAAGACGCAAGGTACACTGGAAAACCTGAATATCTATCTGGTGGGCGACCTGAAATATGGAAGAACCGTTCACTCCTTGCTGATGGCGATGCGTCATTTCAACCCTACTTTCCACTTCATCGCGCCGGACGAATTGAAAATGCCGGACGAATACAAGCTGTACTGCGAGGAACATCACATCAAATATGTGGAGCATACGGACTTTACGGAAGAAACCATCGCAGATGCGGATATCCTGTACATGACCCGTGTGCAGCGCGAGCGCTTCACCGACCTGATGGAATATGAAAGAGTGAAAGACGTGTACATCCTGAACAACAAGATGCTGGAACATACACGTCCGAACCTGCGAATCCTCCACCCGCTGCCTCGCGTAAACGAAATTACCTACGACGTGGACGACAACCCGAAAGCTTACTATTTCCAACAGGCCAAGAACGGTCTTTACGCCCGTCAGGCCATCCTTTGCGACGTGCTGGGCATCACACTCGACGAGGTGAAAGCTGATACTGAAAAATAATCCGGAAACCTATTCAATTCAAGTGACTATGAGTGAAAAGAAAGAATTACAGGTAGCCGCACTCAAAAACGGTACGGTTATCGACCATATACCATCCAACAAGCTGTTTACAGTGGTATCTCTGCTTGGACTGCAGAATGAAGATGCCAACATCACCATCGGCAATAACTTTGAAAGCAAGAAACTGGGAAAGAAAGGCATCATCAAGATTGCCGACCGTTTCTTTACGGAAGAGGAAATCAGCCGGTTGTCGGTAGTGGCTTCCAAAATCAAGTTGAACATTATCCGTGACTATGAGGTTGTGGAAAAGAAAGAGGTAGAGATGCCGGACGAGCTAAAAGGTATCGTGAAATGCAACAACCCGAAATGCATCACCAACAACGAACCGATGCAAACCTGGTTCCACGTGATTGACAAGGAAAAGGGCTTGCTGAAATGCCACTACTGCGAGAAGGAACAGCAGAAGGATAACATCAAACTGCTGTAAACGATGAAGCAGGACTGGAAACCAGGAACGATGATTTATCCGCTTCCGGCCGCCTTGATTACGTGCGGAAGTTGTGAAGAAGAATACAATATCATTACCATAGCGTGGGTGGGTACAATCTGTACCAACCCACCTATGTGCTATATTTCGGTCAGGCCGGAACGATACTCCTATCCCATTTTGAAGAAAAATATGGAGTTCGTCATCAACCTGACTACAAAAGACATGGCTTTTGCGACAGACTGGTGTGGCGTACGCTCCGGAAAAGACTACCACAAATTCAAAGAGATGAAGCTTACACCGGGAAAGGCTTCCATGGTGCAGGCACCTCTCATTGAAGAGTCTCCCCTCTGCATTGAATGCCGGGTAAAGGAAATCGTGGCCCTGGGTTCACACCACATGTTCATCGCCGACGTGGTCAATGTGAAAGCCGATGACAAATACCTGAACACCGAAACCGGAAAATTCGAACTGGCACGTGCCAATTTGCTGGTCTATGCCCACGGCGGCTATTACGAGCTGGGAGAAAAGATTGGCAAGTTCGGCTGGTCGGTGGAGAAAAAGAAATGAACCAGATATGATGAAAGAAGCCATACTCACCGTAATTGGAAGCGGAGTGCTAGCAGTGTGTGAGCTGCAGGCGCAAGCTACCACTACGCCTATGGTCACACTACGGCAACCTCGTTTCAATTTAGGGGTGAAAGCGGGCTTCAATTCTTCCATGTTCTTTACCGATGAGGTATCCATCAACGGGAAAGACTTGGAACAAGCACAAAACAATTACAAGGTGGGGTATTTCGCCGCAGTATTCTGCCGGTTCAACATCAAAAAACATCACTTTATCCAACCCGAGTTTTCGTGCAACATCACTCAAGGAAGTGTGTCCATCCCGCTTACTCTGGCAAACTCGGAACTTCTGTCGGACAATGCTCTGATAAAGAGGAAAATGACCACTTTCGATGTCCCTATCCTCTACGGCTATAAGTTTGTGGATGTACATCCGTACGGGATGGCTTTCTTTGTTGGCCCGAAAGTGACTTGGATCTGGGAACGACACAGTTCTACCGAGTTCTCCGGTTTCCATCAACAGGAAATAAAAGAAGAACAATACCCTTTACAATATAGCGGTGTAGTAGGATTGGCGGTCAATGTCTCCAACATCTTTTTTGACTTCCGGTATGAGATAGGCTTGCACAACTCTATTCGGGACATGTCTTACAATACGAATACCACCGAATCTCCCCACAACGAAGGAGAAATCCGATTGCGGCAACGCAAGAATATTTTGAGTTTTTCCGTGGGAGTTATTTTCTAATCTGATTTCTCACTTTAAAAGAATATATCATGAAACGAGACGATTCAATTTTTAACATCATTGAAAAAGAACATCAGAGACAACTGAAAGGTATCGAACTGATTGCTTCTGAAAATTTCGTAAGCGACCAAGTCATGCAGGCCATGGGTTCCTGCCTCACCAATAAATACGCGGAGGGATATCCTGGAAAAAGATATTATGGAGGATGTGAGGTAGTGGACCAAAGCGAACAGCTGGCTATCGACCGTATCAAAAAGATTTTTGGCGCGGAATGGGCTAACGTACAACCGCATTCCGGTGCCCAGGCCAATGCAGCCGTATTTCTGGCCGTACTGAATCCGGGCGACAAATTCATGGGACTGAACCTGGCCCACGGAGGTCATCTGTCTCACGGGTCTGCTGTCAACACATCAGGAATTCTGTACACGCCGTGCGAATATAACCTGAACAAGGAAACAGGTCGTGTAGACTACGACCAGATGGAAGAAATCGCACTGCGGGAACATCCGAAGTTGATTGTCGGTGGAGGTTCTGCCTACTCTCGCGAGTGGGATTACAAACGGATGCGCGACATCGCCGACAAGGTAGGTGCCTTGCTGATGATTGATATGGCCCACCCTGCCGGACTGATTGCAGCCGGATTGCTGGACAATCCCGTGAAATATGCCCACATCGTGACTTCTACTACGCATAAGACATTGCGTGGCCCGCGTGGAGGTATCATCCTGATGGGAAAAGACTTCCCCAACCCATGGGGCAAGAAAACGCCGAAAGGTGAAATCAAGATGATGTCACAGCTGCTGGATTCTGCCGTATTC includes:
- a CDS encoding porin family protein gives rise to the protein MMKEAILTVIGSGVLAVCELQAQATTTPMVTLRQPRFNLGVKAGFNSSMFFTDEVSINGKDLEQAQNNYKVGYFAAVFCRFNIKKHHFIQPEFSCNITQGSVSIPLTLANSELLSDNALIKRKMTTFDVPILYGYKFVDVHPYGMAFFVGPKVTWIWERHSSTEFSGFHQQEIKEEQYPLQYSGVVGLAVNVSNIFFDFRYEIGLHNSIRDMSYNTNTTESPHNEGEIRLRQRKNILSFSVGVIF
- a CDS encoding transglycosylase domain-containing protein; its protein translation is MRKVFIYVLWGFVLLCMLVVAIIFTAIAKGKIGYVPPVEELENPNLKFATQIISDDGKLLGTWSLSKENRVYVGYEDLSPHLVHALVATEDVRFEDHSGIDARAFMRAVIKRGIFMQKHAGGGSTITQQLAKQFYSPTADNVMERLLQKPIEWVIAVKLERYYTKEEILTMYLNKFDFLNNAVGIKTAAKTYFGKDPKNLKIEEAATLIGMCKNPSLYNPRRFNERSRGRRNTVLDQMRKAGYLTQEECDSLQALPLVLKFQPVDHKDGLATYFREYLRGIMTAHKPDRSDYRGWQMQKYYEDSLAWETNPLYGWCAKNKKKDGTNYNLYVDGLKIYTTINSHMQQYAEEAVYEHVAKYLQPRFFKEKRGRKTAPYTNQLTPEEVEQILNRSVHQSDRYRTMKADGCSEAEIMKAFNTKYEMSVFSWEGEKDTIMTPLDSIRYYKHFLRAGFMSMDPITGYVKAYVGGPNYNYFQYDMAMVGRRQVGSTIKPYLYALAMENGFSPCDEVRNVEQTLFDENGKAWSPRNSSKSHYGEMVTLKWGLANSNNWISAYLMSKLSPYDLVRLIHSFGVLNKDIQPTVSLCLGPCEISVGEMVSAYTAFVNKGIRTAPLFVTRIEDNDGNVVATFTPQVNEVISESTSYKMLVMLRAVINEGTGGRVRRLYGIKADMGGKTGTTNRNSDGWFMGFTPSLVSGCWVGGEERDIHFDTMRDGQGASMALPIWGIYMQKVYADKSLGYSPDETFDIPGDFDPCKDRLTEIEEENNTRLDDVFFQ
- the pyrB gene encoding aspartate carbamoyltransferase; protein product: MENRSLVTIAEHSKEKILYLLEMAREFEKKPNRRLLAEKVVATLFFEPSTRTRLSFETAANRLGARVIGFTDPKVTSSSKGETLKDTIMMVSNYADIIVMRHYLEGAARYASEVAPVPIVNAGDGANQHPSQTMLDLYSIYKTQGTLENLNIYLVGDLKYGRTVHSLLMAMRHFNPTFHFIAPDELKMPDEYKLYCEEHHIKYVEHTDFTEETIADADILYMTRVQRERFTDLMEYERVKDVYILNNKMLEHTRPNLRILHPLPRVNEITYDVDDNPKAYYFQQAKNGLYARQAILCDVLGITLDEVKADTEK
- a CDS encoding UpxY family transcription antiterminator; the protein is METNKEMHWYAFYVRMHHEKKTAEKLEMLGVTHFLPIQEVVRQWSDRKKKIKQVIIPMLIFIRTDEKGRIELLQNFPSLTGCLIDPATKRPAIIRNEEMEQFKFMLDYSEETVRFQNEPLAPGEKVEVIKGPLKGLQGELVELAGHSEVMIRIDHLGYATVEIPVGYVKKL
- a CDS encoding flavin reductase family protein produces the protein MKQDWKPGTMIYPLPAALITCGSCEEEYNIITIAWVGTICTNPPMCYISVRPERYSYPILKKNMEFVINLTTKDMAFATDWCGVRSGKDYHKFKEMKLTPGKASMVQAPLIEESPLCIECRVKEIVALGSHHMFIADVVNVKADDKYLNTETGKFELARANLLVYAHGGYYELGEKIGKFGWSVEKKK
- a CDS encoding lipocalin-like domain-containing protein, with the protein product MKKILSIWGILLLAILCNSCEKEPINRDIEGHWQLLEFTTKADGEVHPCTRIYYSIQLWVVEVAEKQGPQGLTPFRGRYQYDESNRSIRLSEMSTYATPENSRPAEVWELNPYGLNDVNTTFKVIESDGKQMTLESDYALLKLRKF
- the pyrI gene encoding aspartate carbamoyltransferase regulatory subunit, translating into MTMSEKKELQVAALKNGTVIDHIPSNKLFTVVSLLGLQNEDANITIGNNFESKKLGKKGIIKIADRFFTEEEISRLSVVASKIKLNIIRDYEVVEKKEVEMPDELKGIVKCNNPKCITNNEPMQTWFHVIDKEKGLLKCHYCEKEQQKDNIKLL
- the glyA gene encoding serine hydroxymethyltransferase, with amino-acid sequence MKRDDSIFNIIEKEHQRQLKGIELIASENFVSDQVMQAMGSCLTNKYAEGYPGKRYYGGCEVVDQSEQLAIDRIKKIFGAEWANVQPHSGAQANAAVFLAVLNPGDKFMGLNLAHGGHLSHGSAVNTSGILYTPCEYNLNKETGRVDYDQMEEIALREHPKLIVGGGSAYSREWDYKRMRDIADKVGALLMIDMAHPAGLIAAGLLDNPVKYAHIVTSTTHKTLRGPRGGIILMGKDFPNPWGKKTPKGEIKMMSQLLDSAVFPGIQGGPLEHVIAAKAVAFYECMQPEYKEYQIQVQKNARVLAQALMDRGFTIVSGGTDNHSMLVDLRTKYPDLTGKVAEKALVAADITVNKNMVPFDTRSAFQTSGIRLGTPAITTRGAKEDLMYEIAEMIETVLSNVDNEEVIASVRHRVNETMKNYPIFAY